The region AGCAGTGCGGTGTCGGGCATCCGCTGAGCCAGCCCTGCCAGTTCGACGCGCAGCGACTCCGCCCGCTCACCGAGCACTTCGATCTCACCCAGCGCCTCCTCGAGCGCGGCCCGCAGGTAGCGCGGCACTGCGCCTTCACAGAGCGCGGCCCTGGCGTGCGGCACGAGCTTGCTCGCGCCGACGGGGATCGAGACGCCGAACTCGCGCAGGTGGCCCCTCACGGCGTTGATCCGCGCCGTGCGGGTGCGCACACAGCCCTGACGCAGCCGGTGCAGCGCGGCCACGGCCTGTTGGTCGATCGATTTGAGCGGCACGGGGTCGAGCGCGGCGTTGCGGCAGGCCTCCAGCAGCGCCTTCGCGTCGGCCCGGTCGGTCTTGTTGCCGTCGCGGTAGCGCGCCACGTCGCCGGGGTGCAGGAGCGTCACTCGGTGGCCGAGCGCCGTGAGCTCGCGCCCCCAGTGGTGCGCCGAGCCGCACGCCTCCAGCAGGATCTGCGACGGCTCGCGCTCGGCGAAGAAGGGGCGCAGCCGG is a window of Gemmatimonadota bacterium DNA encoding:
- a CDS encoding IS110 family transposase encodes the protein MNSTQVGVDLAKSVFEVAVSDTPGRVSERRRLSRARLRPFFAEREPSQILLEACGSAHHWGRELTALGHRVTLLHPGDVARYRDGNKTDRADAKALLEACRNAALDPVPLKSIDQQAVAALHRLRQGCVRTRTARINAVRGHLREFGVSIPVGASKLVPHARAALCEGAVPRYLRAALEEALGEIEVLGERAESLRVELAGLAQRMPDTALLMSVPGVGVLSATALVAFTGPIGRFRTGRHFASYLGLTPREYSSGHTRRLSRITKRGNAYVRTLLVHGARSALRAGAASNEPDDLRAWALAVQRRSGHNKAAVALANKLARVCWRVWRDQRPFERRSAG